Sequence from the Negativicutes bacterium genome:
TTGTCTATCGCTATCCCTCTATGACTAATTTTATTTTTTTCCAACGGGGTTAATTCCGCCATTGTTTTTTTATATTGAGGCAAGAAAAATAAAGGATCATAGCCAAAGCCACCGTCTCCTCGACCCTCAGCCAAAATAACCCCTTCACAAATTCCTTCGGTCGTAATACTAGTTTCATTATCAACAAACGCTAAGACACAACGAAAACAACAGGTAGTATCGGTTATTTTTAATGTTTCAAGCCTTTTTAATAGATGTTGATTATTATCAGCATCAGTGGCATTTTCTCCGGCATATCGTGCCGAAAATATCCCCGGTTCACCATTAAGGTTGTAAACTTCCAATCCCGAATCATCTGCTAAACAGGCTTTATTTAAATAGTCAGCATAAAATTTAGCCTTTATCATCGCATTTTCGGTAAAGCTTCTGCCATCTTCAATAGCATCCGGTACATTATCAAATTCGTCCAGACCATAAACTTTTATCGGCAGGTTTTTTAATGCTAGCTTTATCTCAGCAATCTTACCTTTATTTTTAGTAGCAATAACTATTTCTTTCATGGCTCAGAACCAACTTTCCAAGCTAAGTCACCCAACACCCCTTTTTGATAATCTATTAATTCATTAATTCCTTTTTCAGCTTTTTCAAGCATCATATTAAGTTCAGTTCTTGTATATGGTCTTTCTTCACCTGTTCCTTGAATTTCAATAAATTCACCACTGCCCGTCATAACAACATTCATATCAACCGTTGCTTTTGAATCTTCTTCATAACATAAATCTAAAACTGCATTGTTGTCACTTAAAATACCAACACTGATAGCTGCAATAAAATCTTTAATGGGAAAAGGTTTATCTTTATTGTAAACACCAGCAATGGCTTCAACTAACGCCACAAAAGCACCGGTAATCGAAGCAGTTCTAGTACCGCCATCAGCTTGAATGACATCACAATCAATTAAAATTGTTCTTTCACCCAAAGCTTTTAAATCAATAACGCTCCGCAAAGCTCGTCCAATTAGTCGTTGAATTTCATGTGTCCGCCCTGAAACTTTTCCTCGCGCTGATTCTCTAGCATTGCGAGTTTGCGTCGAACGTGGTAACAGGGAATACTCGGCAGTAATCCAGCCTTGTCCACTACCCTTTAAAAATGGCGGAACTCTTTCTTCAATAGTGGCTGCACAGATAACTTTGGTATTACCAACCTCAATTAACACCGATCCTTCTGCATATTTTAAATAGTTTCTGGTTATCTTAACAAACCTCATTTGATCAAATTTTCTATTATCAAATCTATTCATAAATTCTCCTTGTATAAGAAACACATCGTTAAACTCTCTGTGTTCTCTTTTTATTTATAATGGTGATAAAAATTACAAATTAGCACATCTGCCTTTTATTACAGAAAAAGGCAGATGAAAATCATAATACTTTCTATAATTTCCATCTGCATAATATCATTTGTTTTTTTCCACCTGTTCAATGCCATAAGCAATGCAACCAATAGCCCCATTTAATTGGGGATATTCCGGAACAATCACTTCGACATTTAACTCAGTCTCAATAAAATGTTTTATAGCATAGCCGATTGCAACTCCACCGGTAAAAATAATTTTATCACTTTTTAAACCAATAAGCATCGGTTTTATTCTTTTAAAAATAGTATAATTAACCCCTGCTGACAGTTCTTCAACGCTATAACCTTCAACGATTCTGCCGATTAATTCAGATTCACCAAAAATAGCACAAGTTGAACTCAATTCTACGGGATTTTCACTATAATTACTCATTTCATCTAATGATATATTTAGCACGTTGGCCATATTTTCTAAATAACGTCCCGTACTGGCAGCACACTTATCATTAGTATCAAAGTCAACCATTTTACCTTGTTCGACTTTAATAACCTTACTATCTTGTCCACC
This genomic interval carries:
- a CDS encoding XTP/dITP diphosphatase, with translation MKEIVIATKNKGKIAEIKLALKNLPIKVYGLDEFDNVPDAIEDGRSFTENAMIKAKFYADYLNKACLADDSGLEVYNLNGEPGIFSARYAGENATDADNNQHLLKRLETLKITDTTCCFRCVLAFVDNETSITTEGICEGVILAEGRGDGGFGYDPLFFLPQYKKTMAELTPLEKNKISHRGIAIDKMTDKLTEYLK
- the rph gene encoding ribonuclease PH; translation: MNRFDNRKFDQMRFVKITRNYLKYAEGSVLIEVGNTKVICAATIEERVPPFLKGSGQGWITAEYSLLPRSTQTRNARESARGKVSGRTHEIQRLIGRALRSVIDLKALGERTILIDCDVIQADGGTRTASITGAFVALVEAIAGVYNKDKPFPIKDFIAAISVGILSDNNAVLDLCYEEDSKATVDMNVVMTGSGEFIEIQGTGEERPYTRTELNMMLEKAEKGINELIDYQKGVLGDLAWKVGSEP
- a CDS encoding 2-hydroxyglutaryl-CoA dehydratase, producing the protein MFCGIDLGSRSVKLTVMSDEKKIIFNKVFETVNFYREYGQKTPEGLVVDFSALNIDKADTLVATGYGRNTLDIVGAIVIPELKAHVLGAIYQTGLKDFTLLDLGGQDSKVIKVEQGKMVDFDTNDKCAASTGRYLENMANVLNISLDEMSNYSENPVELSSTCAIFGESELIGRIVEGYSVEELSAGVNYTIFKRIKPMLIGLKSDKIIFTGGVAIGYAIKHFIETELNVEVIVPEYPQLNGAIGCIAYGIEQVEKNK